A single window of Equus quagga isolate Etosha38 unplaced genomic scaffold, UCLA_HA_Equagga_1.0 HiC_scaffold_9832_RagTag, whole genome shotgun sequence DNA harbors:
- the LOC124232662 gene encoding spermatogenesis-associated protein 31D1-like, translated as MLESNADECDSAFSLPFWSSAGKPKELHMHEQPPYPKILEDHLQEKCLQLFWGLPSLHSESLPSALRDSSDCTTISLFNTIPNASTGQESPGPLHRPPPSLPEIQPQPLPQTLPQSQPLPLTQVKSQAHLKSPLPILPSGPLPQIRICGVCYHRPQDESESLTSSEIQQLEWKVLQKQQESLWGSPSVVQRSQEEFCSSAPNFPYHQASQAHASISILPVAFPLSDELTKKLEHHLRKRLIQHRWGLPRRICECLSLMMPPRDFSEIAKSESNRGLSRISVNKDLNVGLSQSKSFHERGSELLQVEKEMGKDQGHSPENSPKAHLLSDPESSSDKDPAYDSEKGLNSHVASLSGKNSRALEESLDQKQLENVLKAHLSKKFEEISEARLPGTVRSSWHASKQTLLLSDKSRTQITQRSLPPSVGGDSSLNTFQELCFIDSSAQQMMETHIKSFRMTMEWGLPCRVLESIQALKLEDAASQSLPYFYCPPSNNPTLEVDSKSEGFEPHRGSSKSVLQEKAETTNSALVLDRLCPATSPMGRQGQGVPRQSPSGINQEIAEVVQRRKGARQTHLPVTCGITGKASQKFTQLGNRCPPELPARQAGAKHETKDERMSSSDRREGRQDKKMKSEPFSVHNTARDIFRAKELNALQSKTGKVSTTSKPGSSQMIRENHSKIEITGTIESPAPKRQVPQDPKSSDLKEHLFGELKSKLEKRNQSQVQGQHTDRSPASESLTYKASPTHAQGVSSGDMGASQVLHVHLEDSGISRQQRQEPWVPKKDLKRSEDKKFPPATMRVSPPGPNKEELGGGDAGLGTSQPTRKSFPTQITASEETLGSKSSQTSSQKAQPPPESLFSKKMNHIFQWLRPGTKGKKQEHPQEKGSPISSAQSRGLVKGRAAVTGTTTAQKTRTVPGKFPVEKPGQRCAAEVTRPQEPLPSLRKFVKTEQKAEEQAQAEPVQGHPSNYMAPSCKVPKAKSCHQEVVFAGQNYPTCSRWIRDQNRHPQKVVALKDQLLDQKRPLSVPRREHVPHPSPTCRRQAGPGASSCSHHC; from the coding sequence ATGTTAGAGTCAAATGCTGATGAGTGTGACTCAgcattctcccttcctttctggagCAGTGCAGGCAAACCAAAGGAGCTGCACATGCATGAGCAGCCCCCATATCCTAAAATCTTGGAGGACCATTTACAGGAAAAATGTCTGCAGCTCTTCTGGGGTCTCCCATCTCTGCACAGCGAGTCCTTGCCCTCTGCTCTCCGTGACTCAAGTGACTGCACCACAATCTCCCTTTTCAATACCATCCCAAATGCCTCCACGGGCCAAGAATCCCCAGGACCTCTCCATCGCCCACCTCCATCCTTGCCTGAGATCCAGCCCCAGCCCTTGCCTCAAACCCTGCCCCAATCCCAGCCCCTACCTCTCACTCAGGTCAAGTCCCAGGCCCACCTTAAATCCCCACTCCCAATCCTACCATCTGGTCCTCTACCCCAGATAAGGATCTGTGGAGTGTGTTACCATAGACCCCAGGATGAATCAGAGTCTCTCACCTCATCTGAAATTCAACAGCTGGAATGGAAAGTGTTGCAGAAGCAACAGGAAAGTTTGTGGGGTTCCCCCTCTGTAGTCCAAAGATCTCAGGAAGAATTTTGTTCTTCAGCTCCCAACTTCCCTTACCATCAGGCCTCCCAGGCCCATGCCTCCATCTCCATCCTTCCCGTAGCGTTTCCCCTCAGTGATGAGCTGACGAAGAAACTGGAACATCACCTTCGAAAGAGGCTCATCCAACACCGGTGGGGCCTGCCCCGCAGGATCTGTGAGTGTCTGTCACTGATGATGCCTCCAAGAGATTTCTCAGAGATAGCTAAGTCAGAGAGCAATCGTGGACTCTCACGGATCTCGGTGAACAAAGATCTAAATGTTGGATTGAGCCAATCCAAAAGCTTCCATGAGAGGGGTTCAGAACTGCTTCAGGTAGAGAAGGAGATGGGGAAGGATCAGGGGCATAGCCCAGAGAACAGCCCAAAAGCTCATCTGCTGAGTGACCCAGAGAGCTCTTCAGATAAGGATCCGGCATATGACTCTGAGAAAGGCCTAAATAGTCACGTGGCAAGTCTGTCAGGGAAAAATTCAAGGGCCTTGGAGGAAAGTCTAGATCAGAAACAACTTGAAAATGTCCTGAAAGCACATTTGAGCAAGAAGTTTGAGGAAATCAGTGAGGCTCGGCTCCCTGGGACTGTGCGCAGTTCATGGCATGCTAGCAAGCAGACATTGCTGCTTTCTGACAAATCCCGCACCCAAATAACACAGAGGAGTTTGCCACCTTCAGTGGGTGGGGACTCCTCCCTGAATACCTTCCAGGAGCTTTGCTTCATTGATTCCAGTGCACAACAGATGATGGAAACCCATATTAAAAGCTTTCGTATGACGATGGAGTGGGGCCTTCCCTGCAGGGTCCTTGAATCCATACAGGCGTTGAAATTGGAAGATGCTGCATCCCAGTCCTTGCCCTATTTCTACTGTCCCCCCTCAAATAACCCAACTTTGGAAGTGGACTCCAAATCCGAGGGCTTCGAGCCCCATAGAGGAAGCTCTAAATCTGTTCTTCAAGAAAAAGCGGAAACAACAAATTCAGCCCTGGTCCTGGATCGTCTTTGCCCTGCTACTTCACCTATGGGCAGGCAAGGACAAGGGGTGCCGAGACAATCACCCTCTGGTATCAACCAAGAGATTGCAGAGGTTGTTCAGAGGAGGAAGGGTGCCAGGCAGACTCATCTGCCTGTCACATGTGGCATCACAGGCAAAGCGAGTCAGAAATTTACTCAGCTAGGCAACAGATGCCCCCCAGAGCTGCCTGCAAGGCAAGCTGGTGCCAAACATGAGACAAAGGATGAGAGAATGAGTTCCAGTGATAGAAGAGAAGGGCGACAGGACAAAAAGATGAAGTCGGAACCCTTTTCCGTGCACAACACGGCCAGGGACATATTCAGGGCCAAGGAGCTCAACGCTCTGCAGTCAAAAACTGGTAAAGTGTCGACAACCAGTAAGCCAGGAAGCTCCCAAATGATACGTGAGAATCAcagtaaaatagaaattactGGGACCATTGAAAGCCCTGCACCAAAAAGACAAGTTCCCCAAGACCCGAAGTCATCGGATCTTAAGGAACATCTGTTTGGGGAATTAAAGTCGAAACTAGAGAAGAGGAATCAGAGCCAGGTCCAAGGCCAACACACTGACAGGTCCCCTGCCTCAGAGAGCTTGACTTACAAGGCCTCACCGACTCATGCCCAAGGTGTTTCCAGTGGGGACATGGGAGCTTCCCAGGTGCTGCATGTCCATCTGGAGGACAGTGGGATCAGCAGGCAGCAGCGGCAGGAGCCTTGGGTCCCTAAGAAAGACCTAAAGAGGTCCGAGGATAAGAAATTCCCACCAGCTACAATGAGAGTGAGCCCTCCGGGCCCCAACAAAGAAGAGCTTGGTGGAGGGGATGCAGGGTTGGGGACATCCCAACCTACAAGAAAGAGTTTCCCTACTCAGATCACAGCATCAGAGGAGACACTTGGGAGCAAGTCTTCCCAGACCTCATCACAGAAGGCACAGCCTCCTCCTGAAAGTCTGTTCAGCAAAAAGATGAACCACATTTTTCAATGGCTTCGTCCTGGGACAAAAGGCAAAAAGCAAGAACATCCCCAGGAAAAGGGCAGCCCCATATCATCTGCACAGAGCAGAGGCCTGGTTAAAGGGAGAGCTGCCGTTACTGGGACCACCACGGCTCAGAAGACCAGGACGGTCCCTGGGAAGTTCCCAGTGGAGAAACCGGGGCAGCGGTGTGCAGCAGAGGTCACCCGCCCTCAAGagccccttccttccctgaggaagtTTGTGAAAACTGAGCAGAAGGCAGAAGAGCAGGCCCAGGCAGAGCCCGTCCAGGGGCATCCTTCCAACTACATGGCTCCCTCCTGTAAAGTGCCAAAGGCCAAGTCCTGCCACCAAGAAGTTGTCTTTGCTGGCCAGAATTATCCTACGTGTTCTAGATGGATCAGAGACCAGAACAGACACCCTCAGAAAGTCGTGGCGCTTAAAGATCAGCTATTGGATCAGAAGCGTCCCTTATCTGTGCCCCGCAGGGAGCATGTGCCCCATCCAAGCCCCACCTGCAGGCGTCAAGCCGGCCCAGGGGCCTCCAGCTGTTCTCACCACTGCTAA